aatagaaattaaaacaCACATTAATAAAATCCTATTGACTATAACAAAGGtaagtcatgactcatgagtgtTGTAGCACTTTATTGACTTGACTGCACAATTGGTCGGTGCTACTTTTGATATCTTAAATGCCTATTTCAGTATCAGAGCATCTCTGACatcttatctaaattttttattatttggacagttaataataatattttttttttgagcaaattaGCAACAATATTTACCTTTAACTTGCTCACGTTTTCAAATTCACCTTTCAatagtttttatattcttttttatttcgtttaaatattattattttatttattttttaaactttatttttccttcctctatttattttaaacaattatatttttaataaaaattgttacattcataatattttttgtaatactttcataaaaatcataacaaaatcttatataaaaaattgttataaattttaattttaacccatcattaaaattatatttttacccactaatattaattaataacaatatatttcttaaaatttattataaaaatattataataatatttctaaattGACATTTCTTATTCTTCATATTATTTCCCCTATCTTTCCATCATAAGTttcctcttttgtttttctttttattttttctccaccacacaCGTATACCCATATATCTCCctcctctcctttttcttctttactttcCACTTGAATCCATAACCTCCCTCTCTCTGTCTTTCTCCAGCTCTCTCGCCATCTTTTCCTCTGTGAGGACCAAACTCTCTCTTTTCCcaatcaaattccaaatttccaGTTCGATTCTATTCCAGCACACTTTCTTGAAAATCATCATCCTTTTAACCATTTCTCAATCACAGTCAAAACCTTTCAAATTTCCCGCATTCACTCATCTCTTATATATAATTCCCATTTCATTACATCTTAATTTGATATTTCTTTCCTCCTTCTACTCCTCTTTTTAGATCTTTTCCAGTCTTCAGTTAACAGATCATACTGATGGCTTCCCCAACTAAAGAAGAATTaacctcctcttcttcttccatgCTGCGATGGAGCTATGATATCTTCTTGAGTTTTCGAGGTGAAGACACACGTTATGGTTTTACAGGCTATTTATACGATGCTTTGTGTAGCTATGGCTTAAACACCTTCTTTGATACCAATCTTGAGAGGGGAGAAGAAATTTCAAAGGAACTTCTTAAAACCATTGAAATGTCAATGATTTCGATCGTTGTATTGTCTGAAAATTATGCATCTTCAAATTGGTGTTTGGATGAACTTGTCAAGATTCTTGAGTGCAGAAAAACTAGACGGATCCGAAAGGTTTATCCAATTTTCTACAAAGTGATTCCATCCGAAGTTAGAAAAAAGGAGGGAAAGTTTGGGAAAGCACTAGAtaaccatgagaaaaaattcaaagacGACATGGAGAAGGTTAAGAGATGGAGGGAAGCTTTAACTGAAGTAGCTAACTTGTCTGGACATGAATACAAGAATGGGTATGTATTTAACTAATACCTACTCTTGTGTGATTTTATgagttacaaatttttaatggttttgGTATTCCCACTAAATGCCAAGTTATgaaagtattttatatatatccctttttttacttactttgtAGTTAAGCTATAAAGGTCGATGATATTGATAGCAATGGAATAATTTTGACTCAGATAATGTTATCCATTAGTGAGACTCtatgttcttttatttgttATAAACTTTTACTTGTTCTATTATGACTACTAAATGCCGAATTATGAAAgcatattttaaggtaaaaatttgaatatattcttttttcccCTATTAAATGGTAGAAATAGAAGAATTTAATCggataatattaataattaaaattttctctcatttaattcttagaaaatttttccaaaatttcgTAATCTCATATTATAAGTTTGTTTCCTCACTAAGGGAGTTTCCGTgcaattttttgctaaaagctCAACTCTAattttctaaccaaaaaaataataataataataataataatgaatgtgTTAAATGATAATTATCAATCAATCCTTTAAattatataacatttactttaattaaaaatatgtcaattttttaatgCACAAAATTGGATATATTTAACTCAGTTGATCTACATATTTATATTTACTTTGACTACAActcattatttgtttttaatgctttgtgattttgttgttgcagtgaatatgaatatgaatttatcaaaagaaTTATTGAAGAGATATCAAGTATTAAATCAATTCACATAAAATTACCTATTGCTAAATATCCAGTTGAAGTAGATTCTCAAGCAGAAGCCATAGAATCGCTTTTAGATGTGGAGTCCAATGGTGTTTTCATGGTAGGAATCTATGGTCTTGGGGGAGTGGGTAAGACTACAATCTCAAAAGCCGTTTATAATAGAATTAATGATTGTTTTGAAGGAAGCTGCTTTCTAGAAAatgttagagaaaattcaaagaCAGACGCTGGCATTATCCAATTACAAGAGAGACTGCTTTCTAAGATCTTACGAAGTAGAATTGTTAAGGTGAATAGTGTACTTGAAGGAATCACTATGATAAAAGAAAGGTTCTGCAATAAGAAAGTTCTTTtaattcttgatgatgtggatcaatcaaaagagatagaaaatttgCTTGAATATTGTAACTGGCTTGCTTCAGGAAGCAGAGTCATCATAACAACAAGAGACATAAATGTTCTACCCAATGTTGGAAGAGATCCTCAAATAAGAACTTATGAGGTTCAAAAAATGAATCCACGTGATGCTCGTGTTCTTTTCAATATGCACGCCTTTGGAAGCAATAATCCTAAGCAAGGATATTCAAATCTTGTAGAGCAAATTATGTCTTATGCTGATGGCCTTCCATTAGCTCTGGTAATAATGGGTTCTGATTTGTATGGCAAAAGTATAGATCACTGGACATGTGCAGTCGAAAAGTATAAGAAGATTCCACATGGAGAAATTACTAATAAACTCAAGATTAGTTATGATGGAttggaaaaaagagaaagggatatttttcttgatattgcatgtttttttaagGGATTTAAAATGGACGAAGTTGTGAATGTATTAGATGCTTGCAAATTCTCTTCAAGTTTGGGTATTAGTAAACTTATTGAAAAGTGTCTCATAACTGTTGACATATGGGGCATATTGTGGATGCATGACTTGCTACAACAAATGGGTAGAGAAATCGTTGAACAAGAATCTAATGAACTTGAAAATCGTAGTAGGATATGGTGTTATGAGGATGCTTATAAATTGCTGATTGAAAACatggtataaatttttttgctccaccttttttttcccaaatactTTTCATTGATTGTTTTTCCCTGTTCAATATCgcagaaaatataattttatcatatatgtttcatttaaagttttaaaattgttaTACTTTTGTCAAATTCTATTATGAAGTGCAACTAATTCTTTGTCCTATCTAGGGGTCGAATAAAATTCGAGGCATAATGTGGTACTCACCTAAACCAAGATTGGTGAAATTGCAAGTTGATGCTTTCAAAAATATGAGAAATCTCAAATTTCTCTTAGTTGAGAATGTACGAATTTCTAAAGGGCTTAAATATCTCCCCAACGAGTTAAGATTGCTTCAGTGGTCAGAATATGATTTTCCCTTGCCATTAAAATTTTACCCTCACAGTCTTGTTGTGTTGAATATGCCAAATAGTCGGATTAGATTGGAGAAACTATTAAAACAGGTATGAGTATTagtatatatgattttttattttttattttttttgaaatgatgaattttgatttctttaaatgttattttaaaaatttgtggaaataatttttttttttttttaaccgtaGGGTCGCGCATTTGAAGCATTGAAAAATGTCAATCTCGATGGGTGTAAATTCATTACAAAATTACCTTCCTTATTATGCGCCCCAAACTTAAAGAATTTGGACATGTGTTACTGTGTAAATTTAATAGAGGTTCATGAGTCATTTGGATATCTTGATAAGCTTGCAAGTTGGGACCTCACACACTGCCGAAACCTTAAGATTCTTCCAAGCCTCCTCGTGCTAAGAtcccttaaatattttaatctaTGTTACTGCAGAAGGCTTGAGAAGTTTCCTGCTATTTGTGCCCCAAACTTAGAGTCATTGGACATTCCTCTTTGTAAAAACTTAATAGAGGTTCATGAGTCAGTTGGAGATCTTGACAAGCTTAAAAGGTGGTACCTCGAAAGCTGCATAAAACTTGAGATTCTTCCAAGCCGCCTCCAGCTGAGATCCCTTGAATACCTGAATCTAAGAGACTGCGGAAGGCTCGAGAAGTTTCCTGCTATTTGTGCCCCAAACTTAGAGTCATTGGACATTTCTTATTGTAAAAACTTAATAGAGGTTCATGAGTCAGTTGGAGATCTTGACAAGCTTAAATGGTGGAACCTCGAAAGCTGCATAAAACTTGAGATTCTTCCAAGCCGCCTCCAGCTGAGATCCCTTCAAAGCTTGGACCTAAAAAACTGCGGAAGGCTCGAGAAGTTTCCTGCTATTTGTGCCCCAAACTTAGAGTCATTGGACATTTCTTATTGTAAAAACTTAATAGAGGTTCATGAGTCAGTTGGAGATCTTGATAAGCTTAAATGGTGGGACCTCGAAAGCTGCATAAAACTTGAGATTCTTCCAAGCCGCCTCCAGCTGAGATCCCTTGAATACCTGAATCTAAGAGACTGCGGAAGGCTCGAGAAGTTTCCTGCTATTTGTGCCCCAAACTTAGAGTCATTGGACATTTCTTATTGTAAAAACTTAATAGAGGTTCATGAGTCAGTTGGAGATCTTGATAAGCTTAAATGGTGGGACCTCCAAAGCTGCATAAAACTTGAGATTCTTCCAAGCCTCCTCGGGCTAAGATCCCTTCAATATTTTGATCTAAGGTACTGCGGAAGGCTTGAGAAGTTTCCTGCTATTTGTGCCCCAAACTTAGAGTTATTGGACATTTCTCTTTGTAAAAACTTAATAGAGGTTCATGAGTCAGTTGGAGATCTTGATAAGCTTAAAAGGTGGTACCTCGAAAGCTGCATAAAACTTGAGATTCTTCCAAGCCGCCTCCAGCTGAGATCCCTTCAAAGCTTGGATCTAAAAAACTGCGGAAGGCTTGAGAAGTTTCCTGATATTCACCCTGAAATGAAATATTTGCGGGGTTTATATTTGCGGGCTAATAGTGGTATTAGAGAATGGCCTTCATCGTTCACGCATCTCACCAAAGGGCTTCACCGTTTAGAGCTATCTAACAATGAAAACCTTTGGAATTTTCTGCATAGCCGCAATAAATTGCAACTGCTCGAGGAAATAGATATTCCCACTGCCAATTCCTTTGATGGCTTTTTGGGATATGGGTTTCTGAGCTTGACATATCTGCGGCTCAACTCTTGGGATGGAGATATAACGGAATTAGATTTTCAATACTTCCCCCTATTGAGAGAACTTCATATATATGATTCCAATATTATTAGTATTCCCCAAAGCATTAGCGGATTAGCTAGATTAGAAACTATTCACATACGAAATTGTAAGCGGCTTCGGGAAATTCCAACGCTTCCACAATCTGTAAGATGTGTGTCTGTAAGCAAATGCCCGTCGGTGGATCCACAATCAGTTAGCAGATTATTGATTCAGGTGAggtctctctccctctccctttaTGTTTAGGtaataaataatcaaattttttttctacttttctaGACTTCAATTTCCTGTATTTGCTTAATGTAAACAGTTTGGAGGTGCAAGAAGCAACATATCAATGGATCCCTTTCATGACTCTGAATCTGACTCTGACTCTGACTCCGACTCCGACTCTGACTCTGAATCTGAATCTGAATATGAAATTTCGTACCATCTTACAGTACCAGTAACAGAGATTCCAAAGTACTTAAAATTCAACCATTAGACTTTTGGAAATTCCGTATCCTTCTGGGTtggtaaaaagttttcaaaattagcCATCTGTATTGCTTTTCGAACGGGGGAGGCACATATGTACCATAATTGTCATGTTAACATTTCCATCAATGGGTGTAAACAACTATATTCAGGTTTCTATAAAAATTGGACAGAAGAGGAACTGTGGTTATTGACTATACCCCTTGAGAAATTGAATAAACAAAAACTATCTGAACAGAATCACATTGAAGTTGAGGTTATACCAATAAATCATCTTGATTTGATAAAATGGTTGGGGGTCAATGTGGAATGCACCTGCTATCCTCAAAATTCAGATGTTGCTTGCTTGCTGCTTCCGTGTGCTATGAATGGTTGTGGGTCTTCCTCGATTCCAAATGACACTGAGCTCCCGCCTTTGCTACATGTTTCCTCCACTTCTTATGCTTCAGATTCAGATCACAGGGTTCTTAACAATGGAagaaacttatcaaaaaaaaaaaaaaaaacaatggaagAAATTACATACTTGCTGGAATAGGACTCCAAAAGCGAAGAAGAATTTGTCTCTGACGGCAAAGCCCAGCAGAGAGCGGAGCTGTAAACTTTGGAGATGGAGCTCTTCTCTTATTCAATCTCTTCTTCATTTTCCAAACAACACATAATTATGATGTTAGAAAATATCCTCGAAGACACAGTAGACCATTCTTTgggtgcctctctctctctctctccctttcttaaTTTCATGTTATTCGATTTGGCTTTTGTTGTTTCATGTCCATTTTTTGTTGCTTTGGTGAATGCAATGCTTAATATTGAAATGGACTGGAATCTATGATGGTTTTTATAATATGCATTTGCTATGTGTGCTGAATCTGTATATTGTTACTTTTTTACCAAAAACCGAAATACTTGAGTTCAACTTGAATGAAGATTCAAGATGATATTGaggttatatatataagttgggTGAGCTGTAAGTCAACTTGAAGGAATAGACTTAATAAGATCTCTTACTATTTTTCCAATCTTCTGTTTTGACGGATGAATGTGGGGTTATGGTATGTAGAGTATCACTGTATTACGAAGCAAAGAAAGCTATCCtgatttcatttgttttgttattattattattatcatattcattcttcttcctttttaacAACATTTGGTATGTAATTGTTTAATTTCCTTCAATGTTTGAATCCGTTTAAGGTGCAGTTGCATTTTTCCTTctaattaaagaataataaataatgcatTGAGCATGTTTTGAGTAGTACATAGTGAGATCAAATCATATTTAGAAGAAACTGCTAAACTTTGCAGTTCTGTTCATCTGGTGTAAATCAGATTGGGAGTAAATATGGACCAGATTTCGTGAAGTGAAGTGGTAGAACTTGACTTGGGATTCATATATTATTCCTAACACTcccttattattttgttgtcttGCTTAGAGAACTAGACATTCCACATGAGATAGGCTATGAAAATGATGAAGGTGACATGTTATGCATCTTCTGCAGGATCTACCTTGCAAGTAGGAATCATCACTTGTTCATTGAGTTTGAGTATCCTTTCTCAAAGAGGCTTTAAGAGAAATTTAAGTCATGGTGTCTAATAAATTACCAGGTACATATCAGCATGCATGAAGTGGTTTTGTGGGATACAAATAAGTTGAAGGGTAAAAGCTTTATATGCATCATATGCAAACTTGCTTGGTCTATAATGTTTTATTATGTTTGGCTTCAAAGAAATGCTCATGTATTCAGTGGCAATGTCAAATCTAATGAGACTATCCTCCTTATGAGAAGAGTCAAAATTTTGCTATTGAATAGTCCCATGTTAATtggaaatttctttattttttatgatagcCATATTTGTGGGGTTCTATAATGCTTATCTATAGTTCTCCCTATGAATTTTTGTGTACTTCTTTTCTACATCGTCAAACCAAGTACAACAAAAGCGTGCATTTAAACCTGAATTTGCTTGCAGCCAAATCTTGATCTTCTAACtaaaagtacttttttttttaattgatctCATTGCTCCCATGCTTActattcttttccattttctatcttttctaATGTGGTTTCACTGTTGAGAACTTTTAGATTTGGATAGAAAGCATAAGAAAATGTaacttttttggaaaatttccTGCAACAATTAAGAATCATATCCTTTACTAGTTAAAAGACGGACGTGAATGAGATTTCTATATTCTgtgcaattatatatattttttcaagttATATCGTTGTTTTTTAATGTATTCTGGATTTatgatattatatttaatattaagtaGATTAGGTGTTAAAGGTTCAACTTTTAGACATTAAAATGCTTTAGATCTATAAAGGCATGCTGGATCATGTAATGCTTATTGTGATAAAATCTTGAAAGGGCCCATTCGTCTAAATGATTATTTCTGCTGCTTCTTTTTTGGTTCAAGGGAGTTTCAAACCTCTGAGGCATCACTGTACAGAAGTTATTTTGCTGATCCCCTGCCTTACTAATCTCTTAACCAATTTTGCCTTCCATTTGATAGCATCTGATAGCTACAAAAATCCAtatctttttccctttttgtttcCAAGGCCAACTTCTTCACTTAAGAAGGAGAAATGTTGCATTGTAAAGTGAAAAGTAAGCTCCTCTGCTATTGcatgaactaaaattttattattcagtcAATTAAGATTTAGAAAGTTAAATCCATTTCTAATAATTAATTGTTtcaaatctttatttatttgtatgttTGACTATGAATGTGGAGCAGCTGTTACAATGGACTATACCTATGTTCAAGTCATCAAGATATCCCACTTCTACATCTTAAAAGGTGGGTAACTCATTTACGTTATCTTCAAGATGTCATCTTTGGAAGTGCTACTAGCTTTGAAGTACTAAGAGTAATTTcacattttgaattcaaatactgAGACAataatttgattcttttaatCCAAAATGATATTTGGTCTGCTTGACAAATGCCAACCAATCTTGTTAAGATATTTTTCGATGTTCCATTATTTTGGACAAGATAAATGAAATTCTCGTAACTTATGAACCTTGCCTAATgagcaaaagagagagatttaaaACATAAGATAAGTGATATGCCTTGTAGGTGTTAtttatcttaattttctttGCCAAAAAAATTGAGATAGGTGTTTGttgagattttggtttttctggtgatatttcattattttttacataataaatccATGCTAGGTCTTACTGGAAAAGAACTGACATAACAGATTTCATCATAAGACTACTCAAGCAACTAATTGTTGGAAACTTAGGAGAGGTTGCCAATGGAAGATGATTTTCAGTTGAAAAGTATTGGGATTACTAAGTTTGTGAATAAGACTGAATGCATGGGATCTTTTCTCATAGAAGCTAAATGGCTAGTGGGAATTGGGAACTCTATTCCTATCATCTTTTCCCACACTCTTTGGCCTATTGGATCCATGGAAACAAAGTGGTGCTTGAAGCAATAAGTGTTAACGCTAGTAAAGTCCCGAGTCCCACCGTTTACCTATTTGCCATTAGGAGGGATGCAGCAAACACATGGGAAGTGGGCACCTAttaaatttcaacaattttaTAGTTTGTTAAAATTGACAAGCACTAATTAAGATTGAAGGGAGTAAAagcaattgaaatcaattaagAAGTGCTGCATTTCTTGTAGAGATGAAATTGGGAcctattttttggattttttttttctcaataattttattataccTGTAATGTGCTCTACAATGCCACAGTTGTTTGTTTGGTGAGTGAAGCACTacttttataaaagaaaagtgaCGGGTGAGGTTGTCGATTTAAGATTAGTACATGTGCAATCActatcttttttaaataaaaaattatgtgtcACTTTCATTTGGTTGTATCTATCACCTATATAAGTGGGGTATATCTATTATAAGACCAAGTGCACATGTAAATtactaataaagaaaattatctGCAGATCAGCAGATGTATTAGTTGAATTTCaccaaatagtttttttttttttttttttttgttaatgaacCTATCAATAATGGGAATGCCTCAAATACTGACACTTTCATTTTGGTGTATCTATTGCCTATATAAGTATAGAGTTATGTTGATAATTAGTACCAGTACATGTCATATTTTTAGTGTAAgttgtaaattttgttattgttatccCTCTTCTTTATCCTCACTATTCTTTTTCTGGACTAGCAACTATTAATCACTataccaagttttttattatatgtctTTGTCTTGTAGCATTTTCCCACAACTTAAAGTTTCTTGGCAGTATAGCACATGAACATACGTTGAAGGtgtgaatctctctctctctctctctcataatatGTCTATACAATGATGTGAAACCTGTAGAGaattcaataaatataattattgttGGATGCTTCAAATGGTTGTGTATTACGTATGGTGTGTATGCTgacaataattaaatacatgagatttttttttttttactgacaACTCATGATTAGGGCATTTTCTTGAGTCAATATTTTGGGGGGAACAAGGTCAGTTTCTTGAGATTATTTAAAAGCATTGGTCAAACGGGTTGCATTTCCCTCATTGTTCAATTTGTTGCCATCACTGtgtagttgttttttatttttatttttaaaaaaacttaatgtcAAAAGTGATCTTTGCTACATTTTATTGCAAACTTCTAAacttgtataaatatatatttgatagaGTAGGTGGAAGTTGAGATAGGGGCTTAACACCTATCAAATGCACGTGTaacttacctatcaaaaaatatatatatttaaaagatgTTGCAATATCTTCTTTGTATTATGAGCAACCATCAACTCTGAATTTCTTTAATGCAACAATgggattttgattattatttgTAGTTCTTTTGAATGAATGACATAACTTTAACTAAAGAAACAGAGAGATAACCTGGACCAAACGAGGAACATAGCCAAACCAGAAAACACTTTGAACTACTTAATTCAATCAAACACAGAGGAAAGGGCCATGCCTCAAACTACACAAACATCTAATTGGAATTGTATTCATGATGATTttatgcacccaaaaaaaaaaaaaaaccattatataTCCAGCTCATGCCTAAAAGATTGagatttaattgatttattgtGAGGTTCCGGAAAAAAGTCTAACAAGTCAAGCTACTGTGACAACCATGATAGTGTTAAGATGGACGAGGAAATTAGTGATCCAAATATTAACAAAGGTATACCATGtcttttaaggaattttatgtgaaaaaatatCTCACATCTTTCATCTTTTGAGAAAACCCTTAATCATTTTCatcaaatattatttcattGGAATGCTTTTAAACCAATTCATTTGAAG
The sequence above is drawn from the Quercus robur chromosome 7, dhQueRobu3.1, whole genome shotgun sequence genome and encodes:
- the LOC126692830 gene encoding disease resistance protein RUN1 isoform X3 — protein: MESIAVWQGATLGGIVAWILISSYLNVTRKLRSFVQPWVAHHVIAGTPLIFQIQKYQHWFFDALFSGLSCVVSVPFYTAFLPLLFWSGHGRLARQMTLLMAFCDYLGNTIKDMVSAPRPSSPPVRRITATKDEEDNALEYGLPSSHTLNTVCLSGYLLHYVLSYIQYEDVSMKFVGLALVCLFVSLIGFGRIYLGMHSLIDIIGGLGIGLVILAFWLTVHKHVRQFYCFRTKCEYEYEFIKRIIEEISSIKSIHIKLPIAKYPVEVDSQAEAIESLLDVESNGVFMVGIYGLGGVGKTTISKAVYNRINDCFEGSCFLENVRENSKTDAGIIQLQERLLSKILRSRIVKVNSVLEGITMIKERFCNKKVLLILDDVDQSKEIENLLEYCNWLASGSRVIITTRDINVLPNVGRDPQIRTYEVQKMNPRDARVLFNMHAFGSNNPKQGYSNLVEQIMSYADGLPLALVIMGSDLYGKSIDHWTCAVEKYKKIPHGEITNKLKISYDGLEKRERDIFLDIACFFKGFKMDEVVNVLDACKFSSSLGISKLIEKCLITVDIWGILWMHDLLQQMGREIVEQESNELENRSRIWCYEDAYKLLIENMGSNKIRGIMWYSPKPRLVKLQVDAFKNMRNLKFLLVENVRISKGLKYLPNELRLLQWSEYDFPLPLKFYPHSLVVLNMPNSRIRLEKLLKQGRAFEALKNVNLDGCKFITKLPSLLCAPNLKNLDMCYCVNLIEVHESFGYLDKLASWDLTHCRNLKILPSLLVLRSLKYFNLCYCRRLEKFPAICAPNLESLDIPLCKNLIEVHESVGDLDKLKWWDLESCIKLEILPSRLQLRSLEYLNLRDCGRLEKFPAICAPNLESLDISYCKNLIEVHESVGDLDKLKRWYLESCIKLEILPSRLQLRSLQSLDLKNCGRLEKFPDIHPEMKYLRGLYLRANSGIREWPSSFTHLTKGLHRLELSNNENLWNFLHSRNKLQLLEEIDIPTANSFDGFLGYGFLSLTYLRLNSWDGDITELDFQYFPLLRELHIYDSNIISIPQSISGLARLETIHIRNCKRLREIPTLPQSVRCVSVSKCPSVDPQSVSRLLIQFGGARSNISMDPFHDSESDSDSDSDSDSDSESESEYEISYHLTVPVTEIPKYLKFNH
- the LOC126692830 gene encoding disease resistance protein RUN1 isoform X12, whose protein sequence is MWYSPKPRLVKLQVDAFKNMRNLKFLLVENVRISKGLKYLPNELRLLQWSEYDFPLPLKFYPHSLVVLNMPNSRIRLEKLLKQGRAFEALKNVNLDGCKFITKLPSLLCAPNLKNLDMCYCVNLIEVHESFGYLDKLASWDLTHCRNLKILPSLLVLRSLKYFNLCYCRRLEKFPAICAPNLESLDIPLCKNLIEVHESVGDLDKLKWWDLESCIKLEILPSRLQLRSLEYLNLRDCGRLEKFPAICAPNLESLDISYCKNLIEVHESVGDLDKLKWWYLESCIKLEILPSRLQLRSLQSLDLKNCGRLEKFPDIHPEMKYLRGLYLRANSGIREWPSSFTHLTKGLHRLELSNNENLWNFLHSRNKLQLLEEIDIPTANSFDGFLGYGFLSLTYLRLNSWDGDITELDFQYFPLLRELHIYDSNIISIPQSISGLARLETIHIRNCKRLREIPTLPQSVRCVSVSKCPSVDPQSVSRLLIQFGGARSNISMDPFHDSESDSDSDSDSDSDSESESEYEISYHLTVPVTEIPKYLKFNH